The DNA window GCCTCACTTTAAATCTGCCGAAAATCATCCATGGTCGTGCGTCAAATTTGGTTTCAAACTTCTTTGCAATTTTCTTGCAAGCTAACTGAACTAccacatactgtacaaatgaCTTTTTATGCAATCTAGCTTAGTTCAGTGTTTTAGTTGTCTCACATCAAATAATACACACATAATACGGACAGGAGGTATCATTTAGACCTGAAAGCTAAGAACAACCTTGGGGGCTTGCTTGTACTGGTATTACTTCCGGCACCCTGTATCTGCGTCTGGTTGAATACATTCACTACTTACATTTCAGCATGGACTTATTAGTTATAAACAAACTGTGACAGTTATTGTAAGAAACAGCTGCATGTATATGTACAAAAAGTCTTTAACACTTTGTACATCCTTTAAAATGGATGCCATACAGCTATGACACGTACACGTATGTATTAATAGTTTACTAACCTTGGAGGCTATGCGACTGACGTCTACAGCAGCATCTCCGGCGGAATTTCCAATTCCGATGACCAGCACCTTCTTATCTTCGTACTTACCCGGTGTCTTGTAATCGTGCGTGTGAATGGTTTCTCCCTGGAATTCATCCAAACCCTCAAAGGTAGGACGATGGGGCATCGCGTGGTGGCCGATGCACACCATGACAGCATCGAAGATGTGGGTCTCTTCCTCTTCATTCGTTTCGCTCTTGACTCGGACTCGCCATCTTCCCGAACCGCTTTGATCCTCTGTTACGGACACCACCGAGGTGTTGAAGCGGATGTGGTCCAAGACGCCAAAGTTTTCAGCATACATCGTGAGGTATTTATAGAGCAGTGAGTTGTGCATGTAATTGGGAAACTCACGAGGCGGTGGGAAGTCACTGAAGGCCATGGTCTCTTTGGAAGAGTTGATCACGGTTGATTTAAAGACGCTAGCCAAGTCGGGAAAGTTATCCATTTCTCGATAGCGCCACAGACCGCCGATTGCGTTGCTCTTTTCAAAGCAAGTGGGTTCAAGACCTTCCTCCAAACAAGCCTTAACAGAGGTAAGGCCACTTGCTCCTGCGCCAATAATAGCTATCCTTGACATGTTGAATAGCTGTATCTTTCTCACTTTCTGTGAAaatgagagaaagaaagagacaTTGTAATCACAGTGAATTTCTATTTTTCAGAATGACCTGAAATTTtttgttaaagtttttttttcaaatcaaagCATATTACTCTTAATGTCTTGGTAGTGTTTTTATGCTATCCTTTATTTTGTTGGACGAGGCAACGGATTTTGGCGGTTAACTGACTAGAGATGACATTCGTCAACTGAATTTCTCTTTACTTTGTACACAACTTTACACTCATGAAAATAACAGGTACGAAACTTTCTCAGCAGGCTACCCAGTAGATATAAGTCACATTTTTAGACAtcagagtaggcctacatatcaAGAGTAGCAGTATAACGCAATATCTTGAGGTTTCACACAAAAATTACATTAAGTATAACAATAACGCATAACACAAAGATACAGTTTAAATACAGTCCgacaaatataatttttttgacaTATATTTTACCCTCAGGTGCTCTCCAAATATCTATCAAGATCGAGCAGATCACAACAAGTTCCATTTTTtagtaaaatgaaaacaaaacaaagatatgtatatatggaCTTGATTCAGGTTCAGTTTTCAAATAAAACTGCAGCAAAATACACCTACCTTAAATTGAGTAAATGTTTAAAAATCTGAGATATTCAATACCCTTTAAACTGCAGTATATCCAATATAAAATGAACACTGGGAGTCAAGATTGTTTTTGCTCTTCTGCTGTGAATTTAGTTCAATTGCACCATATGCTATCATCATAAGGTCTAACTTGATTTAATGAGTGATGAATTACTTGGTTAAATCTTTATTACACGACGGTAAATTTGATTACAAAGGTCAGCTTTGCAAGGCAGGTACTCTCACGTCACCTCgtgttttctttgtctttaactGCAGTACGTCTGATAGCTGTACAAATAATTTTGAGGCATGAAGATAACACATCAGTATTTACTTCTCTTTTTGAAGTGTACTAGCTGTAACTGGGACACACACTGTTGGTTTTAGTAATAAAGATGGAATGAGAAATGTATGTATACCCAAGGTTGCAATGGTTCGTCCCATTCACCTATTTTGTGTAAACATCGGTCATAAATTTGTGTGTAATTTTCCATCAGAGAAAAGTTGTGTGCATTTAGTAGTTCAGTACTTAAATTTCATTTGCAGAAAGTGAAGCACTTACTTTGTTTTGTATGCACAAAACACCTGCCCTTAGATAGACCTTACAGCAATTCTCTGGTAACTGCCTGCTTATGTGGTCAGTATATGTGTTAGTATATGGCTACTATGCACTTATATGGTTTTCCTGTAATTTCACAACAAAGTTGGCTATTAAAGCTTGCATACAGTGAATGACCTTTATTcccagaaagaaaaaacaaaacattcccAGGGACGCTTGTAGTTGGTATTTCTATGAAAAATGTATGATCTGGTTTTCTGGGAAAATAACCATACTGCACAAATGAAACAAACTTATAAATATTGCACCCAGCTTTTAATTGTGACAAATGCAATACCACTGCTTGAACAGTATAAAGGCTCTAGGCGCAAAACTACATAAGGTAATTTCGTTGTAGCGTTCGTTAACGCGTCCAGTTTCAAGTACCTCGAGTGTCACCGACTGTCCCTTTAGAAGGACCTTCAATATACGCCTAATGGACCTAAGTATGCGCTAccacacgccccccccccccccaatatgaCTTGCCATTGGTGGATTGAATTCTCATTGAATATCTTTATGGCCCAATTGAAGAGCAATTTTCTCAGGTTCCAGTTCCGCCAAGGCTTCCTTTAGTTCCCTTTCACATCCCTTGAAATTAGTACCATTGTCAAATAATATTTTCTCTGGACTACCTCTTCGACTAACGAACCGTCGTAGCGCATTAACAAAGGAATCGGTGTTCATGGAACTGACTAGCTCAATATGGACTGCTCTCATCGCCAAACAGGTAAATACACAACCCCAGACCTTCACGGAGCTGCGGCCTTGTTTCACGAAGAATCGCCCAAACAGGTCTACAACCACATCTGAGAAAGGTGCCTTCCTGCTGTTACTCTGGCGACTGGGAGATCTGCCATATACTGCTGACTGGGCGCTTTGTTCCTCTTCCTACAGACAATACATTTCCCTAAAACTTTCCACACAGCAGCTCCTCTTATTACCCAATAGTAATCTCTTAGATATGTCCAATTCATGCCCGCCCCATATGACCTACGAGGATATGATGATGCTGGATTACCAACTTCGTCACGTGATTGTCTGACGGTAGGATCACCGGGTGTTTCTGATCATATGCGATTGCTGCATTTGCCAACCGGCCCACAACACGCAACACGCCGTTCACTGCGATTGGGCATAATTTGTTAGAGGTAGTACTGCTCCAGCCACCTTTACGATCTTGGCACCTTGCCTGGTTCTCAACATCAGGGAATGTTCGTTTTTGCAACCAAATGATAATGTTTCGTTCAGCATCCTGTAACTCCATAACAGACAAACTGCCAATCAGACTGTTATACTGTCCCTTGGCACGACTATGTAAGATACTCTAAGACGAAGCATCCGCGCAACTCCTCTCTTTAGGCTGTTCCACGTGGAGTACCTTTCTATTAGTTTCCGAACGGGATCATCTTCATTAATCAGGTTAACTGTACCTTGTCTTACTTTAGCATGTCCTGCAAGAATTTCGTCTGATTCGACTGCTGCAATGTATATTTTTCTCTCAAGTGGAGATGCAGGCCAGACG is part of the Apostichopus japonicus isolate 1M-3 chromosome 22, ASM3797524v1, whole genome shotgun sequence genome and encodes:
- the LOC139964055 gene encoding uncharacterized protein — encoded protein: MELQDAERNIIIWLQKRTFPDVENQARCQDRKGGWSSTTSNKLCPIAVNGVLRVVGRLANAAIAYDQKHPVILPSDNHVTKLEEEQSAQSAVYGRSPSRQSNSRKAPFSDVVVDLFGRFFVKQGRSSVKVWGCVFTCLAMRAVHIELVSSMNTDSFVNALRRFVSRRGSPEKILFDNGTNFKGCERELKEALAELEPEKIALQLGHKDIQ
- the LOC139964056 gene encoding uncharacterized protein: MTDSNSVLQYIGNESRKFRTFVANRVAKIQDGSDSSQWRHVDSKSNQADDGSRGHHAKEMPGSCTGLQGPDFLLKGKHVWPASPLERKIYIAAVESDEILAGHAKVRQGTVNLINEDDPVRKLIERYSTWNSLKRGVARMLRLRVSYIVVPRDSITV